In Mycobacterium sp. Aquia_216, a genomic segment contains:
- a CDS encoding zinc-binding dehydrogenase, which yields MTTGVPAEALELRSLLTSDGTLELSLHEVPVPTPGPNEVLVRLEASPINPSDLGLLIAGADITKATVAGTPERPVVTASLGDAALGAFSARLDKSLPVGNEGAGTVVAAGSSEAAQALIGKKVAIAGGAMYSQYRAVDASACLALPEGATARDGASSFVNPMTALGMTETMRREGHPGLVHTAAASNLGQMLVKLCQQDGIPLVNIVRKPEQEQLLKSLGATHVLNSTSPSFVTDLVEALKATSATLAFDATGGGTLASQILNGMEQAANATVAEYSRYGSTVHKQVYIYGALDTSPTVLTRSFGMAWGVGGWLLTSFIQSAGAETFGRLRARVAAELTTTFASNYTREVSLAGMLSPDAFNEYVKRATGEKFLVTPHVA from the coding sequence ATGACTACAGGTGTACCTGCCGAAGCGCTGGAGCTCCGTTCGTTGTTGACCTCTGACGGCACGCTTGAACTCTCGCTGCACGAGGTTCCGGTTCCGACCCCTGGCCCCAATGAAGTGCTGGTGCGGCTGGAAGCATCGCCGATCAACCCGTCGGACTTGGGCCTGCTCATTGCCGGCGCGGACATCACGAAGGCGACGGTCGCGGGAACGCCGGAGCGTCCCGTCGTCACTGCGTCGCTCGGCGACGCCGCCCTCGGGGCGTTTTCCGCGAGACTCGACAAATCGCTTCCGGTGGGAAATGAGGGCGCCGGCACCGTGGTGGCCGCTGGGTCGTCCGAAGCAGCCCAGGCGCTGATCGGAAAGAAGGTGGCGATCGCCGGCGGGGCGATGTACTCGCAATACCGAGCGGTCGACGCATCGGCGTGTCTGGCACTGCCCGAGGGCGCCACGGCCAGGGACGGAGCATCGTCGTTCGTCAACCCGATGACGGCGCTCGGAATGACGGAAACCATGCGCCGCGAAGGACATCCGGGCCTCGTGCACACCGCCGCGGCGTCGAACCTCGGCCAGATGCTGGTCAAACTCTGCCAGCAAGACGGCATACCGCTGGTCAATATCGTGCGCAAACCCGAGCAAGAGCAGCTGTTGAAGTCGCTCGGCGCAACCCATGTCCTCAACTCGACGTCGCCGTCGTTTGTGACCGACCTCGTCGAGGCGCTCAAAGCGACCTCCGCGACGCTTGCCTTCGACGCCACGGGTGGTGGAACCCTGGCAAGCCAGATCCTCAACGGCATGGAGCAGGCGGCCAACGCGACCGTGGCCGAATACTCGCGCTACGGCTCGACCGTCCACAAGCAGGTGTACATCTACGGCGCACTCGACACCAGCCCGACCGTGCTGACCAGGAGCTTTGGCATGGCGTGGGGAGTCGGCGGGTGGCTGCTCACCTCGTTCATTCAGAGCGCGGGGGCCGAGACCTTTGGCCGGCTGCGCGCGCGGGTTGCCGCGGAACTCACCACGACGTTCGCGAGTAACTACACCCGAGAGGTTTCACTCGCCGGCATGCTCAGCCCCGACGCGTTCAACGAATACGTCAAGCGAGCCACCGGCGAGAAATTCCTGGTGACGCCGCACGTTGCCTGA
- a CDS encoding glycoside hydrolase family 6 protein: protein MMFSAAGAAARLIAPFVTVAAVVGLGFLADTVRPGPAPTLRLVSDGNPLDGAPFYVNPNSAAMRAAQHADPPSPQLTAIANTPQAYWIVPGGSAGTVGKYVGDAAAAGAIPVLAIYGIPHRDCGSFAAGGMGSADAYRGWIDGIAAGVGASRTAVILEPDALAMADCLSGDQRQERYDLIRYAVDTLTRNPAAAVYVDAGHFRWHSAEDMAARLNQAGVGHARGFSINTANFFTTGDEIGYGEAISGLTNGSHYVIDTSRNGAGPAPDAELNWCNPSGRALGTPPTAATGGAHADAYLWIKRPGESDGSCGKGDPPAGDFVSSYAIELARNAGQ from the coding sequence GTGATGTTCTCAGCTGCTGGTGCAGCCGCACGGTTGATCGCCCCCTTCGTCACGGTCGCGGCCGTCGTCGGCCTGGGTTTTCTTGCCGACACGGTGCGGCCCGGTCCTGCCCCGACCCTGCGCTTGGTCAGCGACGGGAACCCGCTGGACGGAGCGCCGTTCTACGTCAATCCCAACTCGGCGGCCATGCGCGCCGCGCAGCATGCCGATCCGCCGAGTCCCCAGTTGACCGCCATCGCCAACACGCCGCAGGCGTACTGGATTGTCCCGGGCGGATCTGCGGGCACGGTGGGGAAGTACGTCGGCGACGCGGCTGCTGCTGGCGCCATCCCGGTTCTGGCGATTTATGGAATTCCGCACCGCGACTGTGGCAGCTTCGCTGCCGGTGGCATGGGATCAGCCGATGCCTACCGCGGCTGGATCGACGGCATCGCAGCCGGCGTGGGCGCTTCGCGGACGGCGGTCATCCTCGAGCCCGACGCGCTCGCCATGGCCGATTGCCTGTCGGGCGATCAGCGCCAAGAACGCTATGACTTGATTCGCTACGCGGTCGACACGTTGACGCGCAATCCGGCCGCCGCCGTGTACGTGGACGCTGGTCACTTTCGCTGGCATAGCGCCGAGGACATGGCCGCCCGGCTCAACCAGGCCGGTGTCGGCCACGCGCGGGGTTTCAGCATCAATACGGCGAATTTCTTCACCACCGGGGACGAAATCGGTTATGGCGAAGCGATTTCCGGGCTTACCAACGGATCGCACTACGTGATCGACACGTCACGCAACGGCGCCGGGCCGGCGCCCGACGCCGAGCTCAACTGGTGCAACCCCAGCGGCCGAGCACTGGGCACCCCGCCCACCGCGGCCACCGGCGGCGCGCACGCCGACGCCTACTTGTGGATCAAACGTCCCGGTGAATCCGACGGATCATGCGGCAAGGGTGATCCTCCGGCGGGCGACTTCGTGAGTTCGTACGCCATCGAACTGGCCCGCAACGCCGGCCAGTAA
- a CDS encoding fatty acid desaturase family protein, with product MAITDVPVFAHLTEADIENLAVELDTIRLDIEDSLGARDARYIRRTIAAQRALEVAGRLLLAASSKRSAWWAGALTLGMAKIIENMEIGHNVMHGQWNWMNDPEIHSTTWEWDMSAASKHWVSAHNFQHHKYTNILGMDDDVGYFILRVTRDQPWEPYNVGNLLFNALLAVAFEWGIGLQTVDLEKLLKPGPEREITWQRTREFSIKAGRQLVKDYVALPALTSLSPGATYKSTVKANAVANVIRNVWANAVIFCGHFPDGAEKFTKTDMVGETKGQWYLRQMLGSANFEGGWLLRFMSGNLCHQIEHHLFPDLPSNRLHEVSVRVREVCDKYDLPYTTGSFLVQYGKTWRTIAKLSLPDKYLRDTADNAPETRSERMFAELEPGFAKTDRVTGRRRGLKTAIAAVRHWRGSAGLAADIR from the coding sequence ATGGCGATTACTGATGTTCCGGTCTTCGCGCATTTAACAGAGGCCGACATCGAGAATTTGGCCGTTGAATTGGATACGATCCGGCTCGACATTGAGGATTCCCTGGGCGCGCGCGATGCCCGCTACATCCGTCGCACCATCGCCGCCCAACGTGCCCTCGAAGTAGCCGGCCGACTCTTGCTTGCCGCGAGTTCGAAACGCTCGGCGTGGTGGGCCGGAGCGCTGACCCTGGGCATGGCCAAGATCATCGAGAACATGGAGATCGGCCACAACGTCATGCATGGCCAGTGGAACTGGATGAACGATCCCGAGATTCACTCCACGACGTGGGAGTGGGACATGAGCGCGGCGTCCAAGCACTGGGTTTCCGCTCACAACTTTCAGCACCACAAGTACACCAATATCCTCGGAATGGACGACGATGTCGGCTACTTCATCTTGCGCGTCACGCGCGATCAGCCCTGGGAGCCATACAACGTCGGTAATCTGCTGTTCAATGCCCTTCTCGCGGTTGCATTCGAGTGGGGCATTGGCTTGCAGACCGTCGACCTCGAGAAGCTTCTCAAGCCTGGACCGGAGCGCGAAATCACTTGGCAGCGGACGCGCGAGTTCTCAATTAAGGCCGGCAGGCAGCTGGTCAAGGACTACGTGGCCCTTCCGGCGTTGACCTCGTTGTCGCCCGGCGCGACGTACAAGTCCACGGTGAAGGCCAACGCGGTCGCCAACGTGATCCGCAATGTGTGGGCCAACGCGGTGATCTTTTGCGGGCATTTCCCCGATGGCGCGGAGAAATTCACCAAGACCGACATGGTCGGCGAGACAAAGGGCCAGTGGTATCTGCGTCAGATGCTGGGCAGTGCCAATTTCGAGGGCGGATGGCTGCTGCGGTTCATGAGCGGCAACCTATGCCATCAGATCGAGCATCATCTGTTTCCCGACCTGCCGAGCAACCGTTTGCACGAGGTTTCGGTGCGAGTGCGCGAGGTGTGCGACAAGTACGACTTGCCTTACACCACAGGCTCTTTCCTGGTGCAGTACGGCAAGACATGGCGCACGATCGCCAAGCTATCGCTGCCGGACAAGTACTTACGTGACACTGCTGACAACGCGCCTGAGACCCGCAGCGAGCGGATGTTCGCCGAGTTAGAGCCTGGTTTCGCCAAGACCGACCGGGTCACAGGACGCCGCCGTGGGCTTAAGACAGCGATCGCAGCGGTCCGCCATTGGCGGGGAAGCGCTGGTCTCGCCGCGGACATCAGGTAG
- a CDS encoding GGDEF domain-containing protein: protein MVGWASQWWQQSDQFDWFSAYLQDRNLETQWRAATFGCTALLAALPILMLGSPFGPNHIATVWLSIVAAASGAISASLWLRRWPTRRQSLLLCLMGSASIAAICLAQSNPYAGLEGCHVFAVVGGYIAYFHTSKLLTANLTVAVACSAILAGRLAAASGDVWLVSASLITVGALNIGVPFGIHSLVHTLRTDLRSSDRDSLTGLLNRRSFYHSAYELLMRHHGAADRYLVVAMVDLDNFKKLNDAQGHPAGDRALVDVSAMLRNHCRATAVIGRTGGEEFVIADIDSVANPAAMAERLRQAIADLPIQITASIGTASAPLDTNADRSLIDSLVCAADAAMYDAKRAGGNGIRHRDDVPSPG from the coding sequence ATGGTTGGGTGGGCAAGCCAGTGGTGGCAGCAGTCCGATCAGTTCGACTGGTTCAGCGCCTACCTACAAGATCGCAACCTCGAAACACAGTGGCGGGCAGCAACGTTCGGCTGCACGGCACTCCTGGCAGCGCTGCCGATCCTGATGCTCGGGAGCCCATTTGGGCCCAACCACATCGCCACTGTGTGGTTGTCGATCGTCGCGGCAGCATCCGGTGCCATCAGCGCGAGCCTCTGGCTGAGACGCTGGCCCACCCGCAGACAATCACTCCTGCTCTGTCTGATGGGCAGTGCCTCGATCGCCGCGATCTGCCTGGCACAGTCCAACCCGTACGCGGGACTAGAGGGGTGCCACGTCTTCGCTGTGGTCGGTGGCTACATTGCCTACTTCCACACCTCCAAACTCTTGACCGCCAATCTGACTGTGGCCGTGGCCTGCTCAGCGATCCTGGCGGGGCGTCTTGCCGCCGCCAGCGGAGACGTATGGCTGGTGTCAGCGTCTCTCATCACTGTTGGAGCACTCAATATCGGAGTGCCCTTCGGAATCCATTCGCTGGTGCACACTCTGAGAACTGATCTGCGCAGCTCCGATCGCGATTCGCTCACCGGCCTGCTGAACCGCCGGTCCTTCTACCATTCGGCCTACGAACTGCTGATGCGCCATCACGGCGCGGCAGACAGGTATTTGGTCGTTGCAATGGTCGACCTGGACAACTTCAAGAAACTCAACGATGCCCAAGGCCATCCCGCGGGCGACCGGGCGTTAGTCGACGTCAGCGCCATGCTTCGGAATCATTGCCGTGCCACCGCGGTGATCGGCCGGACCGGCGGCGAAGAGTTCGTCATCGCCGACATCGATAGTGTGGCCAATCCCGCCGCTATGGCCGAGCGACTTCGCCAAGCTATTGCCGATCTTCCGATTCAGATCACTGCCAGCATCGGTACCGCCAGCGCGCCACTGGACACCAACGCCGATCGGAGCCTCATCGATAGTCTCGTTTGCGCGGCGGATGCCGCCATGTACGACGCCAAGCGTGCCGGAGGAAACGGGATCCGCCATCGCGACGATGTACCGTCGCCAGGCTGA
- a CDS encoding TPM domain-containing protein, with protein MRIVRLFGVVLTFLTAGLLMAAPAGAAPPSKLTDHLTDSSGVLTNSDRATVSSAIDRLYHDRHIQLWVVYVDNFNRFKPENWANKTRSESGMGDNDVLLAVGTNTKAYAFVVPPKVDVLTTAELNSLQANKIEPAIGAKNWSGAAVAAADGLDKTDGSTKPATSSKRSWLPIAIGVVVVVVVVVVVLLFLRARRRRRAAQPVGPSGGQADIGGRVDSLASALATADARVRQISDYVTRHRQSIGAETKTRLEETKRSLASAHSKEARNAAEAIADANRASTLAAQAQTLANADVRAAHRTPRRQGTA; from the coding sequence ATGCGGATTGTTCGCCTGTTCGGTGTCGTCCTGACGTTCCTCACAGCCGGATTGCTGATGGCAGCCCCTGCCGGCGCTGCACCGCCGTCCAAGCTCACCGATCACCTCACTGACAGCAGCGGGGTGCTGACGAATTCCGATCGGGCGACGGTCAGCTCCGCAATCGACCGGCTCTACCACGATCGGCACATTCAACTGTGGGTCGTCTATGTCGACAACTTCAACAGGTTTAAACCAGAAAACTGGGCCAACAAAACCCGCAGCGAAAGCGGGATGGGCGACAACGACGTGCTGCTGGCCGTCGGTACGAACACCAAGGCGTACGCGTTCGTCGTACCGCCGAAGGTGGACGTCCTCACGACAGCCGAGTTGAACAGTCTGCAGGCCAACAAGATTGAACCGGCAATCGGGGCCAAAAACTGGAGCGGTGCCGCGGTCGCCGCGGCCGATGGGCTGGACAAAACTGACGGTTCGACCAAACCGGCAACCTCGTCAAAGCGCAGCTGGCTCCCGATCGCGATCGGCGTGGTCGTCGTGGTCGTCGTCGTGGTGGTGGTCCTGTTGTTCCTTCGCGCGCGCCGCCGCAGGCGTGCCGCGCAGCCGGTCGGCCCCAGCGGTGGCCAGGCGGACATCGGCGGTCGGGTGGATTCCCTGGCGTCGGCGTTGGCCACGGCCGATGCCAGAGTGCGCCAAATCTCCGACTACGTCACCAGGCATCGCCAGAGCATCGGCGCCGAGACCAAGACCCGGCTCGAAGAGACGAAGCGTTCCCTGGCGTCGGCGCACAGCAAGGAAGCGAGAAACGCAGCCGAGGCAATCGCGGATGCTAACCGGGCGTCAACGCTGGCCGCGCAGGCGCAAACGCTGGCCAACGCCGACGTGCGGGCAGCGCACCGCACGCCCAGACGTCAAGGCACTGCTTGA
- a CDS encoding aldo/keto reductase, with protein sequence MEYRSLGRTGIRVSPLCLGAMMFGAWGEPDHELSIATIHAALDAGINFIDTADVYSQGESEVIVGKALAGTRRDGVVLATKVHGQMGVPTGGEGGDPNMRGNSRRWIVREVENSLRRLDTDWIDLYQIHRPDPDTDIEETLSALTDLQRQGKIRAFGSSTYPAHQIVQAQWASERRGLGRFVTEQPPYSLLVRGIEADVLPVAQDFGMGVLPWSPLAGGWLSGGYRKDKDLPESKRRNRIPGRFDMSSPGNQRKLEAADALGQLADDAGLSLIHLALAFVMQHPGVTAPIIGPRTMDHLRSQIGAAEVTLSTDILDRIDEIVPPGVTLSDSDTGYQPPSLGDPFLRRRRTA encoded by the coding sequence GTGGAATATCGGAGCTTAGGTCGAACAGGAATCCGGGTCAGCCCGCTTTGCTTGGGGGCCATGATGTTCGGCGCCTGGGGCGAGCCTGACCACGAGTTGTCCATCGCGACGATCCATGCGGCGTTGGACGCCGGGATCAACTTCATCGACACCGCAGACGTCTACTCTCAGGGCGAGTCCGAGGTCATCGTCGGGAAGGCGCTGGCCGGGACTCGGCGTGATGGCGTGGTCCTGGCAACCAAAGTCCACGGCCAAATGGGCGTTCCGACGGGCGGCGAAGGCGGGGATCCCAACATGCGGGGCAACTCGCGCCGCTGGATCGTGCGGGAGGTCGAGAACAGTCTGCGCCGGTTGGACACCGACTGGATCGACCTCTACCAGATACACCGGCCTGATCCGGACACCGACATCGAGGAGACGCTGTCCGCACTCACTGATCTGCAACGGCAAGGCAAGATTCGGGCCTTCGGCTCTTCGACCTACCCCGCTCACCAGATCGTACAGGCGCAGTGGGCCAGCGAGCGGCGCGGCCTCGGTCGGTTCGTCACCGAGCAGCCACCCTACTCACTGCTGGTGCGGGGGATCGAGGCCGACGTCTTGCCGGTTGCACAAGACTTCGGGATGGGCGTATTGCCGTGGAGTCCGTTGGCCGGTGGCTGGCTATCGGGCGGCTATCGCAAGGACAAGGACCTCCCGGAGTCCAAGCGCCGCAACCGGATACCGGGACGCTTCGACATGTCGAGTCCGGGCAATCAGCGCAAACTCGAGGCAGCCGATGCGCTCGGGCAATTGGCCGATGACGCTGGCTTGTCGCTGATTCACCTGGCATTGGCGTTCGTCATGCAGCACCCAGGGGTCACTGCGCCGATCATCGGCCCGCGCACGATGGACCATCTTCGTTCGCAGATCGGAGCGGCCGAGGTGACGCTGTCGACCGATATCCTGGACAGGATCGACGAGATCGTCCCACCAGGTGTAACGCTTTCCGATTCCGACACCGGGTATCAACCGCCATCGCTCGGCGACCCGTTCCTACGACGCCGTCGCACCGCGTGA
- a CDS encoding YchJ family protein, with protein MDELVGLSCPCGIDANYRACCGPLHDGELQARSAEELMRSRYSAYAHGDADYLFRTWHPRTRPVDVSIDPGTTWTGLAVIDTVAGGPDDDVGEVEFRAHFECAGRAGSMHERSRFERRAGRWFYLDAMEDL; from the coding sequence GTGGACGAACTCGTCGGGCTGTCGTGTCCCTGCGGCATTGACGCCAACTATCGCGCCTGTTGCGGACCGCTTCACGATGGCGAGCTGCAAGCCCGATCGGCCGAGGAGTTGATGCGGTCGAGGTATTCGGCATACGCGCACGGCGACGCCGACTACCTATTCCGCACCTGGCACCCGCGAACCCGGCCGGTCGACGTGAGCATCGACCCCGGCACCACCTGGACGGGTCTGGCCGTGATCGACACCGTAGCCGGTGGTCCTGACGACGATGTCGGCGAGGTGGAGTTCAGGGCCCACTTCGAGTGCGCGGGCCGCGCCGGCAGCATGCATGAGCGCAGTCGCTTCGAGCGCCGCGCTGGCCGGTGGTTTTACCTCGACGCCATGGAAGATCTGTAG
- a CDS encoding transglutaminase-like domain-containing protein, producing MKIHVGFEMIYDSPQPTPIIFNLNVHFTRVSDLIGRDDLVVDPPVPLAAYRDGFGNWCTRIVAPEGRTCVRADAYVQDTGLTDPIVPQAQQVPVPDLPEDTLVFLLGSRYCETDRLSEIAWGLFQHTPPGWARVQAICDYVHEHLTFGYEHARMTRTALEAFYDRAGVCRDFTHLAVAFCRCMNIPARYCTGYLGDIGVPPVDDPMDFAAWFEVFLGGQWHTFDARNNTPRIGRVLIARGRDAADVALSNTFGPAALTSFKVWADEVPAG from the coding sequence ATGAAGATTCATGTCGGTTTCGAAATGATCTACGACTCCCCCCAGCCCACGCCGATAATTTTCAACCTCAACGTCCACTTCACCCGCGTGTCCGATTTGATCGGCCGGGACGACCTCGTGGTCGACCCGCCGGTCCCGTTGGCGGCCTATCGGGACGGTTTCGGCAACTGGTGCACCCGCATTGTCGCACCCGAGGGCCGCACGTGCGTCCGGGCCGACGCGTACGTGCAGGACACTGGACTAACCGACCCCATTGTTCCTCAGGCACAACAAGTTCCGGTGCCGGACCTACCCGAGGACACCCTGGTCTTCCTGCTCGGGAGCCGATACTGCGAAACGGATCGGCTGTCCGAGATAGCGTGGGGGCTCTTTCAGCACACGCCGCCCGGATGGGCTCGTGTTCAGGCGATCTGCGACTACGTTCACGAACATCTCACGTTCGGCTACGAGCACGCGCGGATGACACGCACAGCGCTGGAAGCTTTTTACGACCGGGCCGGCGTCTGCCGCGATTTCACGCACCTTGCCGTGGCGTTCTGCCGCTGCATGAACATCCCCGCGCGCTACTGCACCGGGTACCTCGGCGATATCGGTGTGCCCCCAGTCGACGACCCGATGGATTTCGCCGCCTGGTTCGAGGTGTTCCTCGGCGGCCAATGGCATACCTTCGACGCGCGCAACAACACGCCACGCATCGGCCGGGTGTTGATCGCGCGTGGCCGCGACGCCGCCGACGTCGCGCTCAGCAACACGTTCGGCCCCGCCGCATTAACGAGCTTCAAGGTATGGGCTGACGAGGTACCCGCCGGCTGA
- a CDS encoding alpha/beta hydrolase fold domain-containing protein, producing MANGRLADQDCCLRTDPRADPRMVEALAPFGLDGNAPTVPLTIDSPLEERLAYAAMAEEGMGAVLGLFAAGVPDASGVTTTTTTITGEDGNDVTLYISRPHNDGPLPAVVHLHGGGMAIASAADATYMRLREHMAGTGLVVVGVEFRNSGGKHGPHPFPAGLNDCAAGARWVAANRAELGVSHLIVAGESGGGNLTLTVAHKAKREGWLNEIAGFYAQCPYISNRWHDAPDELPSLRECDGYFISLQQLELLGSIYDPENQNSNDPTCFAGAATDKDLNGLPPHVISVNEVDPLRDEGLDYYRRLVRAGVPTVGRLVAGTCHGGDLIFAGAMPEVFAASMRDLSGFAKSLG from the coding sequence ATGGCCAACGGTCGTCTCGCTGATCAGGATTGTTGTCTTCGAACCGATCCTCGGGCGGACCCGAGAATGGTCGAAGCTCTTGCGCCGTTCGGACTCGACGGCAATGCGCCCACGGTGCCGCTGACCATCGATTCGCCGCTGGAGGAACGGCTCGCGTATGCGGCGATGGCTGAGGAGGGGATGGGCGCCGTGCTCGGTCTATTCGCGGCCGGCGTTCCGGACGCGAGCGGTGTCACGACTACGACGACAACGATCACCGGCGAAGACGGTAACGACGTGACGCTGTATATCAGCCGCCCCCATAATGATGGTCCGTTGCCGGCCGTCGTGCATCTGCACGGCGGCGGCATGGCCATCGCCAGCGCCGCCGACGCAACGTACATGCGGCTGCGTGAGCACATGGCGGGCACCGGCCTTGTCGTCGTCGGCGTCGAGTTCCGTAATTCCGGAGGAAAGCACGGTCCGCACCCGTTTCCCGCCGGATTGAACGACTGCGCGGCCGGCGCTCGTTGGGTAGCCGCGAATCGAGCTGAACTTGGCGTCAGCCATCTGATCGTTGCCGGCGAGTCTGGCGGAGGCAATCTCACTTTGACCGTGGCGCACAAGGCGAAACGCGAAGGGTGGCTTAACGAAATCGCGGGCTTCTACGCGCAGTGCCCGTACATCTCCAACCGGTGGCACGATGCTCCCGACGAGTTGCCGTCACTGCGGGAATGCGACGGCTACTTCATCAGCCTTCAGCAATTGGAGCTACTGGGTTCGATCTACGACCCCGAAAATCAGAACTCGAACGATCCGACCTGTTTTGCCGGCGCAGCGACCGACAAAGATCTGAATGGCCTTCCGCCGCACGTGATTTCGGTGAACGAAGTCGACCCGTTGCGCGACGAAGGGTTGGACTACTACCGGCGTCTGGTGCGCGCGGGCGTTCCCACGGTGGGCAGGTTGGTCGCGGGGACCTGTCATGGGGGCGATCTGATTTTCGCGGGTGCGATGCCCGAGGTTTTCGCGGCCAGCATGCGCGATCTCAGCGGTTTCGCCAAGAGCCTCGGTTAA